One genomic segment of Ricinus communis isolate WT05 ecotype wild-type chromosome 5, ASM1957865v1, whole genome shotgun sequence includes these proteins:
- the LOC8273015 gene encoding stress response protein NST1, whose translation MMVYPVCSVLLQSCFMDFTRLTFWRISAASNSAALLPSLSYVVEYTNYHVSVMKSLCCSYASISSIPKLQHSGAFQISSDSGKHFQLKCGQDSADTENLNEEVLPDGNHDSYKSLVNDKKRQRKRNRKHGNKGKVPWNKGRKHTAETRKLIRQRTLEALRDPQVRKKMAEHPCAHSEEIKKKIGSALRQLWDKRLKWKKLREKFFLSWTRSIAEAARKGGIDQQELDWESYNEIREEITLQQLQCAIDKAKAKELAKITAERVAQAKAEKMERLAQKRKEREEKAKTREEAKRKSRKNSKKNADNQSAVKELSLRKRLTKIRKKKSINTHLITQGEAVISHSPAWKRLNVELMKKEKVQREVSLADQIRAAKSKRTEPMAREALAETSSHHFLQGDH comes from the exons ATGATGGTATATCCAGTTTGTTCAGTTCTCTTACAAAGCTGTTTCATGGATTTCACTCGATTAACCTTCTG GAGAATTTCGGCGGCAAGCAATTCTGCTGCTTTATTGCCAAGTCTGAGTTATGTAGTGGAATACACAAATTATCATGTGTCTGTTATGAAGAGCTTATGTTGCTCTTATGCTTCGATTAGTTCTATTCCAAAACTTCAACATTCTGGAGCCTTTCAAATCAGTTCTGATAGTGGCAAGCATTTTCAGTTAAAATGTGGTCAGGATTCAGCGGATACTGAAAACTTGAACGAAGAAGTTCTGCCAGATGGTAATCATGACTCTTACAAAAGTCTAGTTAACGATAAGAAAaggcaaagaaaaagaaatagaaaacatGGTAACAAGGGAAAGGTACCATGGAACAAAGGCAGAAAACATACTGCAG agacTCGTAAGCTTATCAGGCAGAGAACATTAGAGGCGTTGAGAGATCCTCAG GTTAGAAAGAAGATGGCAGAACATCCCTGTGCTCATAG TgaagaaatcaagaaaaaaataggtTCTGCACTTAGACAACTTTGGGACAAACGTTTGAAATGGAAAAAGCTAAGAGAGAAATTCTTCCTGTCATGGACGAGAAGCATAGCAGAAGCAGCTAGGAAAGGAGGCATTGACCAACAAGAGCTAGATTGGGAGAGCTATAATGAGATAAGAGAAGAAATAACTCTCCAACAGCTTCAGTGTGCAATTGACAAGGCAAAGGCAAAAGAGCTAGCAAAGATAACAGCTGAGAGGGTAGCCCAGGCAAAAGCAGAAAAGATGGAAAGACTCgcgcaaaaaagaaaagagcgTGAAGAGAAAGCAAAAACAAGAGAAGAAGCAAAGAGAAAGTCAagaaaaaattcaaagaaaaatgcaGATAATCAGTCTGCTGTCAAAGAGTTGTCACTCAGAAAAAGGTTAACAAAG ATTCGCAAAAAGAAATCCATAAATACTCATTTGATTACTCAAGGGGAGGCAGTAATATCCCATAGTCCAGCTTGGAAGAGACTGAATGTAGAGCTtatgaagaaagagaaagttCAAAGAGAAGTTTCACTTGCAGACCAGATCCGAGCTGCTAAGAGCAAAAGAACAGAACCTATGGCAAGGGAAGCTTTGGCAGAAACATCTTCTCACCATTTTTTACAGGGAGATCACTAG
- the LOC8273018 gene encoding agamous-like MADS-box protein TM6 isoform X1 — translation MGRGKIEIKKIENPTNRQVTYSKRRNGIFKKAQELTVLCDAKVSLIMFSNSGRKFHEFISPGTTTKKIFDQYQKTLGIDLWITHYERMQDHLKKLNDINNKLRRDIRQRMGEDLNDLSFDELRGLEQRMAPALHMIRERKYHFIETQTNTKRKKERNLVERHRELLQRYEANCEDPQYGLVDYEGDYESAIALANGASNLYSFRLHHGHPEPPNLHHGGGFGSHELRLA, via the exons atgGGTCGTGGAAAGATTGAGATCAAGAAGATTGAAAACCCTACCAACAGGCAAGTCACTTATTCCAAGAGAAGAAATGGTATTTTCAAGAAAGCTCAAGAACTCACTGTTCTTTGTGATGCTAAAGTCTCTCTTATCATGTTCTCTAATTCTGGACGGAAATTCCATGAGTTCATTAGCCCTGGCACAAC CACAAAGAAGATATTTGATCAATACCAGAAGACTTTGGGGATAGATCTGTGGATTACTCATTATGAG AGAATGCAGGATCACttgaaaaaattgaatgatatCAACAATAAGCTGAGAAGGGATATCAG GCAGAGGATGGGTGAGGATCTGAATGATCTTAGCTTTGATGAGCTGCGTGGTCTTGAGCAAAGAATGGCTCCTGCCTTGCATATGATACGTGAAAGAAAG TACCATTTCATCGAAACTCAGACAAATACCAAAAGGAAGAAG GAAAGAAATTTGGTGGAAAGACATAGAGAACTCCTACAGAGATAT GAAGCAAACTGTGAGGATCCACAGTATGGTTTAGTGGACTATGAAGGGGATTATGAATCTGCAATTGCACTTGCAAATGGGGCATCCAATCTCTACTCGTTCCGCCTTCACCACGGCCACCCTGAGCCGCCTAACCTGCACCACGGAGGAGGATTTGGATCCCACGAACTCCGCCTTGCTTGA
- the LOC8273018 gene encoding agamous-like MADS-box protein TM6 isoform X2: MGRGKIEIKKIENPTNRQVTYSKRRNGIFKKAQELTVLCDAKVSLIMFSNSGRKFHEFISPGTTTKKIFDQYQKTLGIDLWITHYEDHLKKLNDINNKLRRDIRQRMGEDLNDLSFDELRGLEQRMAPALHMIRERKYHFIETQTNTKRKKERNLVERHRELLQRYEANCEDPQYGLVDYEGDYESAIALANGASNLYSFRLHHGHPEPPNLHHGGGFGSHELRLA; this comes from the exons atgGGTCGTGGAAAGATTGAGATCAAGAAGATTGAAAACCCTACCAACAGGCAAGTCACTTATTCCAAGAGAAGAAATGGTATTTTCAAGAAAGCTCAAGAACTCACTGTTCTTTGTGATGCTAAAGTCTCTCTTATCATGTTCTCTAATTCTGGACGGAAATTCCATGAGTTCATTAGCCCTGGCACAAC CACAAAGAAGATATTTGATCAATACCAGAAGACTTTGGGGATAGATCTGTGGATTACTCATTATGAG GATCACttgaaaaaattgaatgatatCAACAATAAGCTGAGAAGGGATATCAG GCAGAGGATGGGTGAGGATCTGAATGATCTTAGCTTTGATGAGCTGCGTGGTCTTGAGCAAAGAATGGCTCCTGCCTTGCATATGATACGTGAAAGAAAG TACCATTTCATCGAAACTCAGACAAATACCAAAAGGAAGAAG GAAAGAAATTTGGTGGAAAGACATAGAGAACTCCTACAGAGATAT GAAGCAAACTGTGAGGATCCACAGTATGGTTTAGTGGACTATGAAGGGGATTATGAATCTGCAATTGCACTTGCAAATGGGGCATCCAATCTCTACTCGTTCCGCCTTCACCACGGCCACCCTGAGCCGCCTAACCTGCACCACGGAGGAGGATTTGGATCCCACGAACTCCGCCTTGCTTGA